The following are encoded in a window of Arthrobacter antioxidans genomic DNA:
- a CDS encoding amidase, with protein MSGALHELSAGDLTAAIRRRDVSAREALEAHFDRIDAVNGRINAVITEDREGAVVLAAAADELTASGADLPPLHGLPMTHKDTHNTRGLRTTQGSTIFRDVVPTFDDLIIGRLKSAGVVTTGKTNVPEFAAGSHTFNEVFGTTVNPYDTSRSAGGSSGGVAAAIAARIQPLGDGSDMGGSLRVPASFCNVVGYRPSIGVVPSVPTRNAWAWLSRGGLMARDVEDIALGMTAIAGADPAVPYAYPVQGSFGVGLHRDLTGLRIGWSPDFGLGVPVDAEVLRVLERELRVFEQLGAIVEEAAPDLRDADQVFGTTRAFDFVLSLGGLVAKHGDAIKPEIRWNVEQGQRLTAQDLVDAALARTRLDTSVRRYFGQYDVFVSPAAQVLPFDAAERYPTSLNGVAFETYLDWMRAACLISATGLPAVSVPAGFSADGLPVGLQIVMPHGSDIELLQVAYAFEQATGWAKRAPDL; from the coding sequence ATGAGCGGTGCGCTGCACGAGTTGTCCGCCGGCGACCTGACGGCGGCCATCCGCCGTCGTGACGTGTCCGCGCGGGAGGCGCTCGAGGCGCACTTCGACCGCATCGACGCCGTCAACGGCCGCATCAACGCGGTGATCACCGAGGACCGGGAGGGCGCCGTCGTGCTCGCCGCCGCGGCCGACGAGCTGACGGCGTCGGGCGCAGACCTGCCGCCGCTGCACGGCCTGCCGATGACCCACAAGGACACGCACAACACGCGGGGTCTGCGCACCACGCAGGGCTCCACGATCTTCAGGGATGTCGTGCCGACGTTCGACGACCTGATCATTGGGCGACTGAAGAGCGCCGGCGTGGTCACGACGGGCAAGACGAACGTGCCGGAGTTCGCCGCCGGATCGCACACCTTCAACGAGGTGTTCGGGACCACGGTCAACCCGTACGACACAAGCCGCAGCGCCGGCGGCAGCAGCGGGGGAGTGGCGGCGGCGATCGCGGCCCGGATCCAGCCGCTGGGCGACGGCAGCGACATGGGCGGCTCGCTGCGCGTCCCGGCGTCGTTCTGCAACGTGGTCGGCTACCGGCCGTCGATCGGCGTCGTCCCGTCCGTGCCTACGCGCAACGCCTGGGCCTGGCTGAGCCGCGGCGGGCTGATGGCGCGCGACGTCGAGGACATCGCGTTGGGCATGACGGCGATCGCGGGAGCCGATCCCGCGGTCCCGTACGCCTACCCCGTGCAGGGCTCCTTCGGCGTCGGGCTGCACCGGGACCTGACCGGTCTGCGGATCGGCTGGTCGCCGGACTTCGGGCTCGGCGTGCCCGTGGACGCCGAGGTGCTGCGGGTCCTCGAGCGAGAGCTGCGGGTCTTCGAGCAGCTGGGTGCGATCGTCGAGGAGGCAGCGCCGGACCTGCGCGACGCCGACCAGGTGTTCGGGACCACGCGGGCCTTCGACTTCGTGCTCAGCCTGGGCGGCCTCGTCGCGAAGCACGGGGACGCCATCAAGCCCGAGATCCGCTGGAACGTGGAGCAGGGGCAGCGGCTGACGGCTCAGGACCTGGTCGACGCCGCGCTCGCCCGGACCCGCCTCGACACCAGCGTGCGCCGCTACTTCGGGCAGTACGACGTGTTCGTGAGTCCTGCTGCGCAGGTCCTCCCGTTCGACGCCGCCGAGCGGTATCCGACCTCGCTCAACGGTGTCGCGTTCGAGACCTACCTCGACTGGATGCGTGCGGCCTGCCTGATCTCCGCGACCGGGCTGCCCGCGGTGTCGGTGCCGGCCGGGTTCAGTGCGGACGGCCTGCCGGTGGGGCTGCAGATCGTGATGCCGCACGGCAGCGATATCGAACTGCTGCAGGTGGCGTACGCATTCGAGCAGGCGACGGGCTGGGCGAAGCGGGCGCCGGACCTGTAG